The sequence below is a genomic window from Acetobacter vaccinii.
CGGTTACGAGTCCACCGCTGTCATGGATGCCGTGCGCAGGCCCTGGCACATTGCCAAGGTGGCTCTGTTCGGGCCGGAAACGGAAAAGCCCATGGCGCCGGAAATCTCTCTGGCCAACCAGCGCCCGGCTCAGTACGTCTTCTCCAAGCAGGTTGAAGAGCAGATGGACGCCATTGCGGCACGCAAGCCTGCCCGCGCACCGCGCGTGAAGGTCATCCGTACCGAGGGGGCTAACGACGCCCCACAGGCTCCTGCCGCAGTCGAGTCCACCGCAGCCGACTAAGCTGTGGTGTGCCTGCGGGTTTTGCAGGCGCTCGAATCGGTTAATGCCGGGTAAAAGGCGGTCCGTCTGGACCGCCTTTTTTGTATCTGCGGGCTCTCAGCCTCCAGGGTCAGGCCGCTTTGTGGCCGGGGCAGGCATACACCATGTGCATGGGGTAGGCGGGCTTTTCATGGGTGGCTTCGCTGGGGTTCCTCCCTTATCCTGTTGCCCGCCACGCCGAACCTGGCGGGCATCTGGCCCACTGCAAGGCGTATTGTTGCTTCCATGGCGTTTTCGATTCTTGTCATTGTTTTTCTGGTGCTTCTCAATGCCGTGTTTGCCATGGGCGAACTGGCGCTGATTTCCGTGCGTAAGCCACGGCTGGCCAGATTGCAGGAACAACGTGTGCGCGGTGCGGACAGCGCCATGCGCCTGGCTGAAAATCCGCAGATATTCCTGCCCACAGTCCAGATTGGCATGACCCTTGTGTCCATTCTGGAAGGCACGTTCGGCGGTGTGCGGATAGAGGCGCACCTGACCCCCATTCTGGAACAGTTTGCCATGCTGCGGCCAGTGGCCCCGCAGTTGTCCATGGTGCTTGTGGTGGTGCTGATCACCACCCTGATGCTGGTGCTGGGTGAACTGGTGCCCAAGCAGCTTGCCCTGCGTGAGCCTGAGGTCATGGCGGCCCGGCTGGCCTTGCCGTTGGAGATGCTGGCCAACATGACCCGGCCGGTGGTGTGGCTGCTGCGCCAGTCGTCCAACCTTGTGTTGCGGCTTATGGGCGCGCGGGATGCGGTCAACCAGACTCTGACGGAAGATGAACTGAAAGCCTACATTGCCGAAGGCGCACGTCTTGGCGTGCTGGAGCATGAAGAGCGCACCATGATCGAACGCCTGCTGCGGCTGGCGGACAGGCCCGTGCGCGCGATCATGACCCCCCGGAACGAGCTGTACTGGATCGACCGCTATGCGGGCCGTGGCGCGCTGGCGCGTGCTCTGCGGCAAAGCACCTATGCGCGGATTGTGGTGTGCGAAGGGGGGGTGGATAACCCCGTGGGGGTCGTGCTGGCCAAGGATATGCTCGACAGGGTGCTGGACGGTATGCCTGCCTCGATCGAGGCAGGGCTGCGCCCGATGGTGGTGGTGCCCGATAGCATCTCCGCACTGGATATGCTGGCCCGTATGCGCGGTATCCCGCTGGGCATGGCCTTTGTCTTTGATGAATATGGCGCGTTTGAAGGCATTGTCACAGCGTCTGACCTGTTTGACGCGATCGTGGGCGAAACCTCACACGAAACACAGCACCGCACGCGGGAGGATGCCGCCCCGGCGCAGGATGCCGTGCTGCTGCTTGATGGTGCAGAATCCGCCGATGAAGTGAAAGACCAGCTTGGTCTGCGCGCCCTGCCGGACGAGGGCAGCTACCATACTCTTGGCGGGTTGATTCTGGCCCTGCTGCGGCGCGTGCCAGCCGTGGGTGACAAGGTCGCCTATGAAGGATGGCTGTTTGAAGTGCAGGAAGTGGAGGGTCGCCGTGTCTCCCGCGTGCGGGCCAGCAGGCAGGCTCTGGCTGAGAACTGAGGGTCTGCACCCTCTACCCTCTATTGACCGGGGTGAAGGGGGCTGAGACCCCTTTCGGGTTTCAGGGCGGAGCCCTAAAAAAGGATGGCAGCCCCATATC
It includes:
- a CDS encoding hemolysin family protein produces the protein MAFSILVIVFLVLLNAVFAMGELALISVRKPRLARLQEQRVRGADSAMRLAENPQIFLPTVQIGMTLVSILEGTFGGVRIEAHLTPILEQFAMLRPVAPQLSMVLVVVLITTLMLVLGELVPKQLALREPEVMAARLALPLEMLANMTRPVVWLLRQSSNLVLRLMGARDAVNQTLTEDELKAYIAEGARLGVLEHEERTMIERLLRLADRPVRAIMTPRNELYWIDRYAGRGALARALRQSTYARIVVCEGGVDNPVGVVLAKDMLDRVLDGMPASIEAGLRPMVVVPDSISALDMLARMRGIPLGMAFVFDEYGAFEGIVTASDLFDAIVGETSHETQHRTREDAAPAQDAVLLLDGAESADEVKDQLGLRALPDEGSYHTLGGLILALLRRVPAVGDKVAYEGWLFEVQEVEGRRVSRVRASRQALAEN